The Bacteroidota bacterium genome includes a window with the following:
- a CDS encoding polysaccharide deacetylase family protein encodes MSVTHTPLWVQHLFPRMQWRQPHSAGAVYLTFDDGPTPGITPWVLEVLRAYGAKATFFVVGHRVAKYPELARQIVAEGHQLGNHTYHHPNGWKTGPRQYLMELARTRRIIQRVTGQQAQLFRPPYGKLNIPAKWAIQRQYRIVMWDVLARDFDPRYSASDCLDAVMRHTRAGSIIVLHDSVKCAVKLRALLPELLDYLQAQNLKPIALT; translated from the coding sequence ATGTCTGTCACGCACACTCCCCTGTGGGTTCAGCACCTGTTTCCGCGCATGCAGTGGCGGCAGCCACACAGCGCGGGGGCTGTCTATCTTACCTTTGACGATGGGCCTACGCCGGGCATCACCCCCTGGGTGCTAGAGGTGCTGCGTGCCTACGGCGCCAAGGCCACGTTCTTTGTGGTGGGCCACCGGGTAGCCAAGTACCCCGAGCTGGCCAGGCAGATTGTGGCCGAAGGCCACCAGCTGGGCAACCACACCTACCACCACCCAAATGGCTGGAAGACCGGCCCCCGCCAATACCTGATGGAGCTGGCGCGCACCCGGCGCATCATCCAGCGGGTAACAGGCCAGCAGGCCCAGCTTTTCCGCCCCCCGTATGGCAAGCTGAACATCCCTGCCAAGTGGGCCATACAGCGCCAGTACCGGATCGTGATGTGGGATGTGCTGGCGCGCGACTTTGACCCCCGCTACAGTGCCAGCGACTGCCTGGATGCCGTGATGCGGCATACCCGCGCGGGCAGCATCATTGTGCTGCACGACAGCGTGAAGTGTGCCGTAAAGCTACGGGCCCTATTGCCCGAGCTGCTGGACTACCTGCAGGCACAGAACCTGAAACCCATAGCCCTGACCTGA